One genomic region from Vibrio sp. SCSIO 43137 encodes:
- a CDS encoding mechanosensitive ion channel family protein → MDQLLLQLKSYLGQQSAEWGNDVLIITAISLVAWIGWRILYGRLEFIAGKTRLQWDNLIIDSLKTPVSTLIWLWPATVSIGLILQNYVDYSLDWLGTLKMLLVIFIVIWITLRMTDNFESQLLEEKKRDETTVQAIAKVARLLFIMMGVLSVMQTLGLSLSGLLTFGGVGGLIVGLAAKDLLSNFFGGLMIYFDRPFKVGDWIRSPDRQIEGTVERIGWRMTIIRTFDKRPLYVPNSVFSNIVVENPSRMKNRRIYETIGLRYEDAEKVDEIIREVKTMLESHPEIDSSQTLIVNFNAFAPSSLDFFIYTFTKTVNWVHFHEVKQDVLLKVMNIIHQHDADVAFPTQTLKVEQAAQAQLLFPEGPR, encoded by the coding sequence ATGGATCAACTACTTCTACAACTGAAAAGCTATCTCGGTCAACAAAGTGCCGAATGGGGAAATGATGTTCTGATTATTACCGCCATCAGTCTGGTTGCATGGATCGGTTGGCGGATACTTTACGGCAGGCTGGAGTTTATTGCCGGAAAAACCCGTTTGCAGTGGGACAACCTGATCATCGACTCCCTAAAAACCCCGGTGAGTACGCTAATCTGGTTATGGCCTGCCACCGTGTCCATCGGTTTAATTTTGCAAAACTATGTCGACTACTCTCTTGACTGGCTTGGCACTCTTAAGATGCTGCTGGTTATCTTTATTGTTATCTGGATAACCCTGAGAATGACGGACAACTTTGAGTCGCAGTTGCTGGAAGAGAAAAAGCGCGACGAAACCACAGTACAGGCCATTGCCAAGGTAGCCCGCCTGCTATTTATTATGATGGGTGTGCTATCCGTTATGCAGACTCTGGGGCTAAGCTTGTCCGGTCTGCTTACCTTTGGTGGTGTCGGTGGCCTGATTGTCGGTCTGGCAGCCAAGGATCTTCTGTCAAACTTCTTCGGCGGGCTAATGATCTACTTTGACCGTCCGTTTAAAGTGGGAGACTGGATTCGCTCTCCCGACCGTCAGATAGAAGGCACCGTTGAACGTATCGGCTGGCGGATGACCATTATACGGACTTTCGATAAACGCCCTCTTTATGTACCAAATTCCGTTTTTAGCAATATAGTGGTTGAAAACCCTTCGCGGATGAAAAACCGGCGTATCTACGAAACTATCGGTCTCAGATACGAAGACGCTGAAAAAGTGGATGAGATCATCCGCGAGGTAAAAACCATGCTGGAATCTCATCCGGAAATCGATTCAAGTCAGACCCTGATTGTGAACTTTAATGCTTTTGCACCTTCGTCGCTGGATTTCTTTATCTATACCTTTACCAAGACGGTTAACTGGGTTCATTTCCATGAAGTGAAGCAGGATGTTTTGTTGAAAGTAATGAATATTATTCATCAGCATGACGCTGACGTTGCTTTCCCGACCC
- a CDS encoding NADPH-dependent FMN reductase has product MKVLAFAASSSRNSINQQLANYAANQITDAQVELLDINDYEMPLFSEDREKQLGQPEQAHAFYNKIGEADILVISFAEHNGSYTAAYKNLFDWTSRIDQKVFQNKPVVLLATSPGPGGAASVLAAAEGSAPYFAADVKGTLSLPSFYDNFDLENGAISNPELKDKLLSILAQF; this is encoded by the coding sequence ATGAAAGTACTCGCATTCGCTGCCAGCAGCAGCAGAAACTCAATCAATCAACAACTGGCGAACTATGCAGCGAATCAGATTACAGATGCGCAGGTGGAGTTGCTGGATATTAATGACTATGAAATGCCTCTGTTCAGTGAAGACAGAGAAAAGCAGCTCGGACAACCGGAGCAGGCACACGCCTTTTACAACAAGATTGGTGAGGCCGATATTCTGGTGATCTCATTTGCAGAACACAACGGCTCTTATACCGCTGCTTATAAAAACCTGTTTGACTGGACGTCACGAATCGATCAGAAGGTGTTTCAGAACAAACCGGTTGTGTTACTGGCAACATCACCGGGCCCGGGCGGAGCGGCCAGCGTTCTGGCAGCCGCTGAAGGTTCAGCACCATACTTTGCTGCAGATGTGAAAGGCACACTGTCGCTACCAAGTTTTTATGACAATTTTGACTTAGAAAATGGCGCTATAAGCAACCCTGAACTCAAAGACAAGCTATTAAGTATTCTGGCACAATTCTAA
- a CDS encoding LysR family transcriptional regulator, giving the protein MAADNLLDGMVIFAEVVKAASFTKAAENTGHSTSYISKVINKLEERLGVRLIHRTTRRLNLTAEGKLYFEQCQQIIEDAEQAENAISGRFGEPKGTLRVSCPVAYGVFNLRPVLARYTEKYPQISLELDLDDRKVDLIAEGFDIVIRAVAQLEDSSLISRKVSSSEALTLASPDYLKKHGTPRNPYDLDRHKVMSYSNHRQPNIWQYNDLDGSPVQVHVDSVVQTNNSSLMLALAVAGQGICRLPRFCVGCEIDSGKLVELFADYPKQQIGIYMVYPSRKHISPKVRSFIDFVATELGN; this is encoded by the coding sequence ATGGCCGCTGATAATTTGCTGGATGGGATGGTTATTTTTGCTGAAGTGGTAAAAGCCGCAAGCTTTACCAAAGCGGCTGAAAACACTGGTCACTCTACCTCTTATATAAGTAAAGTCATAAACAAGTTGGAAGAGCGGCTGGGGGTTCGCCTGATTCACAGAACCACAAGAAGGTTGAACCTGACCGCGGAAGGTAAGCTCTATTTTGAACAGTGCCAGCAGATTATTGAGGATGCAGAGCAGGCTGAAAACGCTATAAGCGGACGGTTCGGTGAACCAAAAGGAACGCTCAGAGTCAGTTGTCCGGTGGCATATGGGGTATTTAACCTAAGGCCAGTGTTGGCAAGATATACTGAGAAATATCCTCAGATTTCATTGGAGCTCGATCTGGACGACAGGAAAGTGGATTTAATTGCTGAAGGGTTTGATATTGTTATCCGGGCAGTTGCCCAATTAGAAGACTCCAGCCTGATAAGCCGGAAGGTAAGCAGTTCAGAAGCGCTCACACTTGCTTCGCCTGATTATCTGAAAAAACATGGTACCCCGCGCAACCCTTATGATCTCGACCGCCATAAAGTCATGAGTTACAGCAACCACAGGCAGCCTAATATCTGGCAGTACAATGACCTTGACGGTAGCCCTGTTCAGGTTCATGTCGATTCGGTGGTGCAGACAAACAACTCTTCCCTGATGTTAGCACTTGCTGTTGCCGGTCAGGGTATCTGCCGTCTGCCACGTTTTTGTGTCGGCTGTGAGATAGATAGTGGCAAGTTGGTAGAGCTGTTTGCTGATTATCCGAAACAGCAGATTGGAATTTATATGGTCTATCCCAGCAGAAAACATATCTCGCCCAAGGTGCGTAGTTTTATAGACTTTGTTGCTACGGAACTGGGAAATTAA
- a CDS encoding methyl-accepting chemotaxis protein, which produces MSGLVIILLLLMLSIAGYGYIKLDRIGEELKGITNEDMPLIELASDITTKQLESAILIERALRDAGVKSQVEQVTPQHARAEFRRISEVIDDEITSAEQLLASAITHAVSAEIEQLERQLQSELASLKNNHKSYESDVANILTQIENGHIDDASRSLVQLEKQQKALNHQLEAFLVNIEAMTEMTLKVVEDEEKAAIYGMSLIGLIAIVAGGGLGYLFTRSLVKPLQRAADASHRMASGDLSVSVRADHKDEMGVLLNTMDDTARKLEQMIGKVLQSSNQIASSAQEMAAATEQTNQAINFQQSTTEQVVSAMNEMSTTIQQVADQAVNASQATESANQDANSGVEIMTHHQKEVGYLVSQVSEASEKIDTLKNESNDIGSFVTVINEIADQTNLLALNAAIEAARAGEQGRGFAVVADEVRSLAFRTQEATQQIQKLIEQLQQGAVLAVQVMNESRLQVEASVERAASAGESLQSINHSIESINGMNMEIATISEQQSIVAEEINQNMVNISESGKEVLGGSYQTALSSESLAELAVELRELMGQFKLSAQNAA; this is translated from the coding sequence ATGTCTGGATTGGTAATTATACTCTTGCTGTTAATGTTAAGTATTGCTGGTTACGGCTATATAAAACTCGACAGAATCGGAGAAGAATTAAAAGGCATTACCAATGAAGATATGCCGCTTATTGAGTTGGCCAGTGATATTACAACTAAACAACTAGAATCTGCAATTTTAATAGAGCGTGCTCTGCGTGATGCGGGAGTTAAAAGCCAGGTAGAGCAAGTTACTCCTCAGCATGCCAGAGCGGAATTTCGTCGTATCAGCGAAGTGATTGATGATGAAATTACCAGTGCTGAACAGCTGTTAGCCAGTGCCATTACTCATGCGGTATCGGCAGAAATTGAACAACTGGAGAGACAGCTTCAGAGTGAACTCGCGTCATTAAAGAATAATCATAAGAGTTATGAGTCTGATGTCGCTAATATTCTGACCCAGATAGAGAATGGTCATATTGATGATGCAAGTCGCTCCCTAGTACAACTGGAGAAACAGCAAAAAGCGCTGAATCATCAGTTAGAGGCATTTCTGGTGAATATTGAAGCTATGACTGAGATGACACTAAAAGTGGTTGAAGATGAAGAGAAAGCCGCTATTTATGGTATGTCTCTTATCGGCTTAATTGCCATTGTTGCTGGTGGCGGTCTGGGCTATCTGTTTACCCGTAGTCTGGTGAAACCTCTGCAGAGGGCGGCTGATGCTTCTCACCGAATGGCGAGTGGTGATCTTTCAGTTTCAGTTCGCGCCGATCATAAAGATGAAATGGGTGTTCTTCTTAATACCATGGATGATACGGCCAGAAAGCTGGAGCAGATGATAGGGAAAGTTCTGCAATCATCCAATCAAATTGCTTCCTCTGCACAGGAGATGGCGGCAGCAACGGAGCAGACCAATCAGGCCATTAACTTCCAGCAGTCTACTACTGAGCAGGTGGTATCGGCTATGAATGAGATGTCGACGACTATTCAGCAGGTCGCTGATCAGGCGGTTAATGCATCTCAGGCAACAGAATCGGCCAATCAGGACGCTAACAGTGGTGTAGAAATTATGACTCACCACCAGAAAGAGGTGGGTTATCTGGTCTCTCAGGTTAGTGAAGCTTCCGAGAAGATTGATACACTGAAAAATGAGAGTAACGATATTGGCAGCTTTGTTACTGTAATTAATGAAATCGCCGATCAAACCAATCTGCTGGCGCTGAATGCAGCAATAGAAGCTGCAAGGGCTGGTGAGCAAGGACGTGGATTTGCGGTGGTAGCAGACGAAGTTCGCTCACTTGCTTTCAGGACTCAGGAAGCCACTCAGCAGATTCAAAAATTGATTGAGCAGCTACAGCAGGGAGCCGTGCTTGCCGTTCAGGTAATGAATGAGAGTCGCCTGCAGGTTGAAGCAAGTGTAGAAAGAGCGGCTTCTGCAGGAGAGTCTCTTCAGAGCATTAACCACTCTATCGAGAGTATTAATGGAATGAATATGGAGATAGCAACCATCAGTGAGCAGCAATCTATTGTGGCTGAAGAGATAAACCAAAATATGGTTAACATCAGTGAGTCCGGTAAAGAGGTGCTTGGTGGTTCATACCAGACAGCACTATCCAGTGAATCTCTGGCTGAACTGGCTGTCGAGCTTCGTGAACTGATGGGGCAATTTAAATTGTCGGCTCAGAACGCCGCTTAA
- a CDS encoding aminotransferase-like domain-containing protein, which produces METAHSLQQIQSSYIREILQAACDENIISLAGGLPDKSTFPTQLIRPAMEKLAGEVDIFQYGNTDGYPPLLSLLRDKYQLADNHKALVCTGSQQALDLLARAFINPGDNIVMEAPSYLGAMQVFGLCQANILTVPQLSNGPDLDALETQFSQSAVKLFYAVPDFHNPTGVCWSLEVRKKVAELCIRYDVTLVEDAPYRELRFSGDELPMVSEFCPDKSIVLRSFSKIASPGLRLGVATGAANYIDPMIKVKQGADLHSSVPMQALLLELISQPEFDHHLSSTQQLYKARYQKLMREIEGKLGDKCQVNPVQGGMFVWLTLPQSDTMSLAKNSLEKGVAVVPSKVFYPEGSPQSSALRLNFTNASDHELELAVERLSEVIGSVS; this is translated from the coding sequence ATGGAAACGGCACACTCTCTTCAGCAAATTCAGTCATCTTATATTCGCGAAATCCTTCAGGCGGCCTGCGATGAAAACATTATTTCTCTGGCTGGCGGACTGCCTGATAAGTCCACTTTCCCGACGCAATTAATCCGTCCGGCAATGGAAAAGCTGGCCGGTGAAGTCGATATCTTCCAATATGGCAACACAGATGGCTATCCTCCTCTGCTCTCTCTTCTCAGGGACAAATATCAACTGGCAGATAATCATAAGGCTTTGGTTTGCACCGGCTCCCAGCAGGCTTTGGATCTGCTCGCAAGGGCATTTATCAATCCGGGCGACAATATCGTGATGGAAGCACCAAGCTATCTGGGTGCCATGCAGGTGTTCGGTTTATGTCAGGCAAATATTCTGACTGTGCCTCAGCTCTCAAATGGTCCTGATCTTGATGCTTTGGAAACTCAGTTTTCCCAATCGGCTGTGAAACTGTTTTACGCCGTGCCGGACTTTCACAACCCGACCGGTGTCTGCTGGTCACTGGAAGTGAGGAAGAAAGTAGCTGAACTCTGTATCCGCTACGATGTTACTCTGGTCGAAGATGCTCCCTACAGGGAACTCAGATTCTCCGGTGATGAACTGCCTATGGTCTCAGAGTTTTGCCCGGATAAATCCATAGTCCTTCGTTCCTTCTCCAAAATTGCTTCTCCCGGCTTACGACTCGGCGTAGCTACCGGTGCAGCAAACTATATAGACCCTATGATCAAAGTAAAACAGGGAGCAGATCTTCACTCCAGCGTGCCAATGCAGGCTTTGTTACTTGAACTGATTAGCCAGCCAGAATTTGACCATCATCTGAGTAGCACACAGCAGCTTTATAAAGCCAGATACCAGAAATTGATGCGGGAGATTGAAGGGAAACTGGGCGATAAATGCCAAGTTAATCCGGTGCAAGGCGGGATGTTTGTCTGGCTCACTTTGCCGCAATCAGACACCATGAGTCTCGCTAAGAACTCTCTTGAAAAAGGCGTTGCCGTCGTGCCAAGCAAGGTGTTTTACCCTGAAGGTTCACCGCAAAGTTCAGCGTTGCGCTTAAACTTTACCAATGCATCTGACCATGAGCTTGAACTTGCAGTAGAGCGTCTTTCTGAGGTAATAGGCTCTGTTAGTTAA
- a CDS encoding AraC family transcriptional regulator → MAEPQQLARINDVLFSIHKDISRDLNAADLARQAAYSEQHFHRLFKHVVGEPVHQYICRIRMEYAANQLMFDPNATVIDIANKSGFSSVSSFSRAFKRHFTMSPGQWRRHEADETDKPYLRNPEIAACYRRLSGKVLPEAKLLEIPERKVAYVRHQGYDRSIKSAWQLLLAWAKSEGRDDSRQFGLHHSNPAWVDLDKCRYVACIEIDRPLISRGKVNQFIIPGGLHAVFRLQGRYGELLPQLTLILEQWLPSSGMKMNATPAYVQYHKNHFVDDDEKFEIEFFLPVSFY, encoded by the coding sequence ATGGCGGAACCTCAACAATTAGCACGGATAAACGATGTGCTGTTTTCCATCCATAAAGATATCAGCCGTGATCTGAACGCTGCTGATCTGGCCAGACAGGCAGCCTATTCCGAGCAGCATTTTCATCGGCTATTTAAACATGTGGTGGGAGAGCCTGTTCATCAGTATATCTGTCGCATACGCATGGAGTATGCGGCAAATCAGTTGATGTTCGACCCAAATGCAACTGTGATTGATATTGCTAATAAATCGGGCTTTAGTTCTGTCTCTTCTTTCAGCAGGGCATTTAAGCGTCACTTTACCATGTCACCCGGCCAGTGGCGCCGCCATGAGGCAGATGAGACAGATAAACCTTATTTACGTAATCCCGAGATAGCGGCTTGTTACCGGCGTTTGTCGGGTAAGGTTTTGCCTGAAGCAAAACTGCTTGAGATACCAGAACGCAAGGTTGCTTACGTAAGGCATCAGGGGTATGACAGAAGCATAAAATCAGCGTGGCAGTTGTTACTGGCGTGGGCGAAGAGCGAGGGTCGCGATGACTCCCGGCAGTTCGGACTGCATCACTCAAATCCTGCCTGGGTGGATCTGGATAAGTGCCGCTATGTTGCCTGTATTGAAATTGATCGCCCCCTTATCAGCAGGGGAAAGGTAAACCAGTTTATTATTCCCGGAGGCCTACATGCCGTGTTCCGTCTGCAAGGCCGCTATGGTGAACTGTTACCCCAGTTAACTCTTATTCTGGAGCAGTGGCTGCCATCCTCAGGCATGAAAATGAATGCGACGCCGGCCTATGTGCAATATCATAAAAACCATTTCGTTGATGATGATGAAAAATTTGAGATCGAGTTTTTTCTGCCGGTTAGCTTCTACTAG
- a CDS encoding TetR/AcrR family transcriptional regulator: MNQKNRTGTKHKSGVERREQILSSAMNCFIEKGYSKTTMNELVAYTGLSQGAIYHYFSGKDAIVTAILDQFSQHITKQIELLNTEGHYLDNLKNYIAESLEYYRLTYAFSTIVHEIRDNDELLKQFNYCDELITDSVRNSIEKNAHTCAQISVETLSFSITAMLEGLFSLCIQDDLETLEKRFQDVWQVIEHLLTQGSHSTPVKPAQLTF, encoded by the coding sequence ATGAATCAGAAAAACCGTACGGGTACCAAACATAAGTCGGGAGTTGAGCGCAGAGAGCAGATCCTTAGTTCTGCAATGAACTGTTTTATTGAAAAGGGATACAGCAAAACCACCATGAATGAACTGGTCGCCTACACCGGACTTTCACAGGGCGCGATTTATCACTACTTTTCCGGAAAAGATGCCATAGTGACAGCTATTCTGGACCAGTTTAGTCAGCATATAACTAAGCAGATTGAGCTGTTGAATACAGAAGGTCACTATCTTGATAACCTGAAGAATTACATTGCAGAAAGCCTTGAGTATTACCGCCTGACCTACGCTTTCTCAACTATTGTCCATGAGATCAGAGACAATGATGAACTGCTGAAACAGTTTAACTACTGCGACGAGTTAATCACGGACTCGGTGCGAAACAGCATAGAAAAAAATGCCCATACCTGCGCGCAAATCAGTGTAGAAACTCTATCATTTTCCATAACTGCCATGCTTGAAGGCTTGTTTAGTCTCTGCATACAAGACGATCTGGAAACACTGGAAAAACGTTTTCAGGATGTCTGGCAGGTAATTGAACACCTGCTGACGCAAGGCAGCCACTCCACCCCTGTAAAACCAGCGCAATTAACCTTTTAG
- a CDS encoding LysR substrate-binding domain-containing protein, which yields MQNSLPSIKSLQAFLVTAESLNFTHAAQELNLTQGAVSRQIQSLEEYMGTALFYRNARGLSLTEKGAALRPVLKESLANLHQVLSSVAASANKLTLNAPSCITPWLLPKLMAFQQAFPDIDVELTSTIKHQPEPSFEPFDAVIAYGKKPASPSILSHLLFDEFLTPMCRPDILRESQQPFTETLAGYTWLHSNQEQSDWKLWLSHLKREEISSKHNQVFSTLDQAMNAAMQGFGLVIGDITLAEQDLQMGRIIAPYQESVASGNSYFLLQPKNRQSDSLAQLTNWLLESAI from the coding sequence GTGCAAAACAGCCTTCCAAGTATTAAATCTTTGCAAGCCTTTCTGGTAACCGCTGAAAGTCTGAATTTTACTCATGCTGCTCAGGAACTGAACCTGACTCAGGGCGCGGTAAGCAGACAGATCCAGTCTCTTGAGGAATACATGGGTACGGCACTATTTTACCGCAATGCACGCGGGCTTTCCCTGACGGAAAAAGGAGCAGCATTACGCCCGGTGTTAAAAGAGTCGCTGGCAAACCTGCATCAGGTGCTTAGTAGTGTGGCCGCCTCTGCCAATAAGCTGACCCTGAACGCTCCAAGCTGTATCACTCCATGGCTGCTACCTAAGTTAATGGCATTCCAGCAGGCCTTCCCTGATATCGATGTAGAGCTGACTTCTACCATAAAACACCAGCCAGAACCCAGTTTTGAGCCCTTTGATGCGGTCATCGCTTATGGCAAAAAGCCGGCTTCACCTTCAATATTAAGCCATTTATTGTTCGATGAGTTCCTTACGCCCATGTGCAGGCCGGATATTTTGCGCGAAAGCCAGCAACCTTTTACTGAAACTTTAGCCGGTTATACCTGGCTTCACTCTAATCAGGAGCAGAGCGACTGGAAATTGTGGTTATCTCATCTGAAAAGAGAAGAGATCAGCAGCAAGCACAATCAGGTATTTTCAACGCTGGATCAGGCTATGAATGCCGCAATGCAGGGATTTGGCTTGGTTATTGGGGACATAACACTGGCGGAGCAGGATTTGCAAATGGGGCGGATTATCGCCCCTTATCAAGAGAGTGTTGCATCAGGCAACAGCTACTTTCTGCTTCAGCCAAAGAACCGGCAAAGCGACTCTCTGGCTCAGTTAACGAATTGGTTGCTGGAATCTGCAATCTGA
- the hisC gene encoding histidinol-phosphate transaminase, whose product MSSLASRLVPEAVKKLIPYQSARRIGGSGRIWLNANELETPLAYDSSASGYHRYPDFMPAQIAQAYQNYAGINKATIAVRGADEAIDLLIRTFCQPGKDKIVICSPTYAMYEFCADALAIDTLDVPLNRDFSLDCEQVVKQAENANLIFLCSPNNPTGNVIAREQIVDVLEGTKQSTLVVVDEAYIEFEPETSVLSLMEEYPHLVVIRTLSKAFGLAAVRCGYIVADDSVMSYVEKLIPPYPIPDSSAEIVLKALSAEGLECVSRSTAELKQTRDWFTSQLGQFDFIQTVYPSSTNFVLLRCRENAALFEYLKEHGIVTRNQHHEPALRHCVRITIGTRQSMAELIEVLQQFNGQ is encoded by the coding sequence TTGTCTTCTTTAGCCAGCCGATTAGTTCCAGAGGCCGTAAAAAAATTAATACCCTATCAGTCAGCAAGAAGGATTGGCGGATCAGGGCGAATCTGGCTGAATGCCAATGAACTTGAAACGCCGCTGGCCTATGACAGCTCTGCATCTGGTTATCACAGGTACCCGGATTTTATGCCGGCACAGATTGCACAGGCTTACCAGAATTATGCGGGAATAAATAAGGCAACAATAGCGGTACGGGGAGCGGACGAGGCCATCGATCTGCTAATCAGAACCTTCTGTCAGCCGGGCAAAGATAAGATAGTTATCTGTTCACCGACTTATGCCATGTATGAGTTTTGTGCTGATGCACTGGCAATAGATACTCTGGATGTGCCGCTGAACAGAGATTTCTCCCTTGACTGTGAGCAGGTGGTTAAGCAGGCAGAAAACGCCAATCTGATTTTTCTCTGCTCTCCCAATAACCCGACAGGTAATGTGATTGCCAGAGAGCAGATAGTCGACGTTCTGGAAGGTACTAAGCAGAGCACACTTGTGGTGGTGGATGAAGCCTATATAGAGTTTGAACCAGAAACCAGCGTGCTCTCTCTGATGGAGGAATATCCGCATCTTGTTGTTATCCGCACTCTCTCTAAGGCGTTTGGTCTTGCAGCAGTCCGTTGTGGCTATATCGTGGCCGATGATAGCGTGATGAGTTATGTGGAAAAACTGATTCCGCCTTATCCGATTCCCGATAGCTCGGCAGAGATCGTTCTCAAGGCGCTTTCGGCTGAAGGGCTGGAGTGTGTCAGCCGTTCTACAGCAGAGTTAAAACAGACAAGGGACTGGTTTACCAGCCAGTTAGGGCAGTTTGATTTTATTCAGACTGTTTATCCGTCATCAACTAACTTTGTGCTGCTGCGTTGTAGGGAAAATGCCGCACTGTTTGAATATCTGAAAGAGCACGGAATAGTAACCAGAAACCAGCACCATGAGCCGGCGCTTCGTCACTGCGTAAGGATAACAATCGGCACCAGACAAAGCATGGCTGAGCTTATTGAAGTGTTACAACAATTTAATGGTCAGTGA
- a CDS encoding ABC transporter substrate-binding protein yields the protein MKKIPLILGCLVTLLSAPSAFAADKEVRLSSDFTYPPFNYKNEQGKPVGFDIEIADALCAQAQLKCSWVSQNWDALIPSLLARKSDVIMASMRITEERKQRILFTDKYYQTPARFVAAKGADIQISKSGLQDKVIGVQQGTIHDRYVTDKFADVAKIKRYTGQDEVYLDMQNGRLDVTFGNSDQLALAFLEKEQGSGFEFKGEPVTDKAYIGEGTALALRKQDKALAEKFNKAIAEIRANGTYDKIAAKYFSFDIYGE from the coding sequence ATGAAAAAAATCCCCCTGATACTGGGCTGTCTGGTAACTTTGCTGTCTGCTCCTTCCGCATTTGCAGCGGATAAAGAGGTTCGACTCTCTTCTGACTTTACTTATCCTCCTTTTAACTACAAAAATGAGCAGGGAAAGCCGGTCGGTTTTGATATAGAGATTGCTGATGCTTTGTGTGCTCAGGCTCAGCTTAAATGCAGTTGGGTATCACAAAACTGGGATGCCCTCATTCCAAGCCTGCTGGCGCGAAAATCTGATGTCATTATGGCTTCGATGCGGATCACAGAAGAGCGTAAGCAGCGCATCCTGTTTACGGATAAGTACTATCAGACTCCGGCCCGATTTGTTGCCGCAAAGGGGGCAGATATTCAGATTTCTAAGTCTGGCCTGCAAGATAAAGTGATTGGTGTTCAGCAAGGCACCATTCATGACCGTTATGTCACGGATAAGTTTGCTGATGTAGCCAAGATTAAGCGCTATACAGGGCAGGATGAAGTTTATCTTGATATGCAGAACGGCCGTCTGGATGTGACCTTTGGTAACTCAGATCAACTGGCGCTGGCGTTTCTGGAAAAAGAGCAGGGCAGTGGCTTTGAGTTTAAAGGAGAGCCTGTGACCGACAAAGCTTATATTGGTGAAGGCACCGCACTGGCACTAAGAAAGCAGGATAAAGCGTTAGCAGAGAAGTTTAACAAAGCTATCGCAGAAATTCGTGCCAACGGAACGTACGACAAGATTGCCGCTAAGTATTTCTCATTCGATATTTACGGCGAATAA